The nucleotide window TCACACAAAATTGTAAAGCTGTAGTTGTTCTTGTGTATAGGTACAAACAAGGTGGCCAAACCATATAAACTCGGAGAAAGAAATACTGATCTCATGCTCGAAATCTTGAATTTAGACAAGAAAGAGGTCATATCAATTGATGAAGTTTCAAATCAGGAGTTCTCTGAGGTGATTAAACATACTGCTGTATGCAGCCATCTTTCTgtcctagtttttttttcttcaattcctACAGTTTCTAGAACAGATTTTCTGCCTTTTCTCTCGTTCGTATTAAGTACTCAGATTTAAGTAGCTGTTAGTGCATGCTACAGTTTTTGTGTTCTATGTGAGTACTgtgttttaaataaaacatgatttatgtTCTTTTGTGCTTTACCTATGATGTGTATACGTCACACAACTCATTCCCATAATCTAAGGAACGTATAAAACTAGATATAACAGTGGATCTCACAATCCATTGGATAAATCCATCCTTAAAAGTATGTCTGAGCACCGTAGTTTTCTTCCGGTCatgatgtttaaattatttttttaggatgAATGCAAGCATTTACGCCAGAGTATGAAATGTGGGCTCATCAAACGGTTGACTGTGGTAAGTCTGATGGTTATGTTCCCTTCTAGATTTCACCCTATATGTTTCCATGCccttttttaaaggaaatttgTGCTTTATGTTAGGGTGAGATCCAGGCAAAAGCAATGACACTTCAACCAGTGAGAGTAAATGATGTGAGTTCCTTTTTTTTGATCCTGAGGAAATGAGGTGGTATTCTTGGGATGCGTGTGTTTTCCTTTAGAAGAGTCAGATATTTAGTGCATTTTTAGTCTGTTACAATGTCTACTTTTAAGTAATATTGTGATTGATAACTATTGTGGAATTCTGTTATGCATGGTCTTGTTTTATAATCCAGGGGCTGGAAGCTGAGATAATACGACTTAACCATCTACGTGATTTGGCAAGTGAAAAGGGACATGAGAAGGAATATCCTTTGTTGCTTTAGATTGTTCCAttctccctatttttttttttgtttcatgcaACTTTTAACTCCTATGTGCTGGAGGAAAAATGGCTTATCTGGATTTTTCTTGACCACGGCTAGTTTAAATATCTGAATACAAATTTACTTGAGGAAAAAGATTCCTGCACAAGTTTCCAGTATTATCGATTAAATTTAAATGGTGCGAGGATGATTAGATGGATCATGGGGATATACCATTGAGCTATCAATCGAAGCATATGGGGCAAGATATATGAATGACCATCTCCACATCCTCATAGTGGCAACATATTTTTACGGCCCTATACGAAGTGGAAAGAGAGCATAGCTGGCCTCATAGCCATCTCTTGACATTTAATTTTATGCTTTATTTGATAGCGTTTAAATctttgaagatatatatatatatatatacatatctatatatatattcactttttttggAATTATACTCTTGGCAATTGAATAAGCACGAGTTCAAATATTTACATTACACAACATTAAACGTGGCTTGTCAGTTGTCATCATTTATTGATGGAATTCTCTATtcctaaaatatttcatgttgtGAAGAAAAATGGCACATTTTTATCAAGTATTCCTTTACCACGTTGCACATTTAGAGAATGCGTGGAGAGAATACAGCTTCTGAGCTCACCTGAGGAACGTCAGCGCAGACTGCTTGAGATCATTGAAGTACACATTGATCCTAAGATGGATCCAAGTTATGAGTCTGAGGACAACGTGGGAGAATTAGATGAGAAGAAACAAGGTCCTTACTGATGATTTATGGGCACGGAACCTATGTTATCATTGTTTATTTATCTGTTTATTTATATCttaaagttttaattttgaatgtttattttgggataatgGTGCATGCAGATGATCATGCGAGAACAGAAGTTTCTGGATATGGAAGAAAGGAGAGTGACCCTATCTCTGCTCAAAGAGGAGATTATGTCTTGAATGATACTGGAAGCAGGGCACAGAAAAATTTAGCCAAGTCTTGCAAACAAAGTAGAGAAGCTGGTATGACAAGCAGTTCCAATAAAGGTGGTGCTACTTGGCTTCATGAGATGATGAATGAATCTTCTTGGAAGGAGAGAAAAGCATCTGGCATAAATAATTGGAATACACCAGAAAACCCGATCAATACTTCTGGTTCATTGGCCATTGGTTGTAACAGTCAAGCAGTgttgaaatctgaaatttctggGGTTGCATCAGAAATTTCAGCACTGGCTCTTTCTACAGGGGCAGACAAATTTGCTGACAGTTTTGAGACTGATAAAGTTTGGCACTACGGTGATCCAAATGGAATAATTCAAGGACCATTTTTTATGTCACAACTGCGCAAATGGAATACAAATGGGCACTTCCCTCCTGATCTCAGAATATGGAGGATAAATGAAATGCAAGATAATTCTGTACTTTTGACTGAAGCATTAAGTGGGAAATTCCATGAAGCAAAGATGGTGCTGAATAATTGTAATTTACTCTCTGAAGATGTTGGACTTGCCACTGATTATAGAGATAATAATGGCGATGGTGGATTGAGCGAGAGTATGAATGCCTCTCAGATAGACAATAAAGAAGAGGAGGGAAGTTTGAAGCCAATGCAGGATGACTCAAGTGGTAATGATGAATTTTTGAGGAGCAATGGATGGGTCTCTAGTCAATCTAGTTGGACTACACCTGCTGATCTTGCCAATTCCAATGAACGAAAAAATGGTGCTTTTAAACCAGGCTGGGACTCATCTAAGGGTAATAGTTCTTGTCCTGACCAGCCCCAAGCGTGTAGTAGTTCACTAGTCCCACCTACATTTTCTGGGAAGTCGTTTGAATCTGTATCATATCCAGTGAGAGAAGTTTATGGGGGCGAATGTACTTCTGTTCAGGAGAATGGTAATTGCAATTCACACAGCCCTGCTGACGATCAGATTAAAAATGAACAGGGTTGTGAGAACCGATCTGACAGTGAGGGCCATTCTGGTCAATCTTCGGGGCAGAGCTGGAGGCCTCCACCCGTAAATGTTTCATCAAACGGCTGGGTTTCCAgttctgattttatttctttagttaAGTCACTTGAAACAACAGAGCAAACTcaagaaattgattttcaagaaaTGCCGAGTCCCACTATAAAGCAAAGCAATGAAGACTTGGAAGCTCAGGCTGCCAAAAACAAACAAGCTGCTTCTTCAGGTTTTCCTGTTCAGGATGCAGGCCCTAGCAGGAGCACTGCCTCTAGTTTAGTGGGTGGTGGGGCACAAATGTCTGAAGTAGCTGATGGAATGGGTCCTTATTCCCCAACTACTGCCAAACCTTCCATTGGGGAATGGGGCTCCAGTCTTGTTTCTGCATcatctctgataccaactgaaATTGATCATGCTGCTACCCCGAGTTCAATCAGTGACCAACTGACACATTCTTCCCCATCTCATCCAACATCCAACGCATCTAGTTGGCAGGCAATTGTTACTGAACCCACTGAGTTTTGCTCTTTAGCTGATGAATCTGTTTCAGATCTGTTGGCTGAAGTTGAGGCAATGGAGGCAATGGTATCGATAGAGGATTCGAAACATGATTGTATGAGTCCTCTAGATGAGTTTAGCCCAGGACTTGATCCTGGGAAAAGTGATGCTTTAAGCTCCACTGGTGATTTACAAGCACCTTCCCAGTCCACGGTGACTGATGAACCAGATGGCACACGTCACGCtgatattcttgatcctcaaaAGAGATCAAGCAGGCATTCCTCCACAATTGTTGAAGTTGAAGGAGATGCAAAGCCCACTGATATTTCAGTCAAGGAATCTCGTTCTGAAATCCATCCTCCATCGCCATCTACTGAAAGTTGGGATATATCTACTAGGGATGCCACTTGGAGAGTGGGATCAGAAAGGACAGCGAACAGTTGGGGACTGGCACAGGGAAGTCCAAACCTGGGCTGGGGAGGATCAAATCAGAGCAACACAAATGTGGGTTTGGGACCTGTTCAAATGGCAGCACAGAACAGTATAGGCATGAATTTTGGTGCTTCTGCCGGGAATCCTGGTTTCTACAGACCAAGAATTGGAGGTGACAGATTCTCTGGACCTAGAGATAGGGGTTTTCAGAGCAGGGATTTAGGATatggtaggggtaggggtatgtGGAACAGGCAGCCCTTATATATTGGTGGAAATGAAAGTCCTTTCAGGCCTCCCAAAAGTCACAGAGTTTGTAAATTTTACGAAAGTGGCTATTGCAAAAAGGGAGCATCGTGTAGTTATTTGCACCCATGAATTTGTGGGTTCTATGCGATTAGGCACATTTAATTCTGTAATCATTTATTCATATTAGGGAGTCTGTACTTGCCAATGTTGTAATCTCAACCTGTAGAAGTATCGGTCAAGGACTCTCAACTAGCatacaaatgtttttttttgaatgaatatCAGGACAGTTCTAGGGCTGAAAGTTTTGGTGGACAGTATCTAGTGAGTAGTAAATACATTTGTTTGATGCACGTGTCATCTCAAATGCTACTGTATAGTTACCCATTTTGATTAGGGGTGGGCTCTGACTTCGATGGAGTCAGAATGCCCACCTCCGACCTCTAAAACTCCCTTCCGACTCTGACTTTGATCGGAGTCAGAGTTCAACTCTGATCGGAGTGGACAAATACAAATCTCTTATTGCCAAAATCACCTACAGaagcaaaaatcaaattttttgacatctaatggttaattatttataactttataccAGGAAATGGATCTTTACAGATCAACCAAAAGCATTGAAATAGAACATAGCATTGAAACAGcacatttgtttttttcacaaaatgcaAGTGGGGTTTTAAGGTTTTACAGTCATTTTGTGATATGTTGctaattttgatttgatagAAAAGTAAGGTGCCTCACCTAATTTTGCAATCGAGGTATAAGACTTGTGATTGAGAAGTAATGTGCCTCACCTAACCTTTGTTGGATTATCTCCCTCGACTGTGATGATGACAAAGCCTCGTGGTGACACAAGAAATTTGGTATGCTTCTCCATGGTATGGTAATCCGGATTGCTAATAAGTTGTGGCAACTGGTTTTGCAGCCATTGAAGGGTGCCAAATTTCCAACATGTTACTACTCGGTTCTTGAGCCACCTATAAAATTACCCCAAACTTTGTTGTTACGTGTCTAACATTTGTACTGGTTGTTTTGTGGATATACTTTTTTTAGAGATAGATTCACAATACCCCGACATATGTACTTCACCAACCTCCTATGTCATGATTCTTAACTCGACCCCACTTACGATAGTCAAAGTGGACAGTCTCCTATGACTGTTGATGACTCTTCACCCCTACTCCATAACGATCCTCTCAGCGTAAGAAAAGCAGCTAGGAGTGCGAACTTCACCCTCGAAGAAGACAAATTACTTGTCTACACATGGCTTAATTGTAGCCTTGAAGTTGTCCATGGAACATACCAAAAACACTCTCAactttggaaattttttttttaaatactttcagCAGTTTAAACAAACCACAAATGACCAAAAAGTCCTTAATACATCGATGGTCGTCCATTCAAAAACGACGAACAAATTTTGTGCAAAACTAACCCGAGTTGAAGGGTTGAATTGAAGTGGCATGACCGAGTAAGACAAGGTAGAATATTGATACTTTTACTTGTTTtacacaataattaatttttatctccATTGATTCaattgtctttttcttttcttttttttttatatgcaagtTTAACAAAGCCAAGATCATGTATCAATCGTTAGAGAAATGCTCATTCTagttcgagcattgttggcaCCTGTTGAAGGACCAACCTAAATGGATTCAGCTTTGCAAAAATGAGGGTCCAAAGCAAAGGTCGATGAAGTCCTTGTCCCCGACCTCGACTTGATGTTCGGGAGTTACAGTAGATTCAGTTTTTGATCTGGAGGCGGAGAATGTTTTGGACAATGAGATTCAGTATTTGGAGTGACCAATGGGAAGGAAAGCTGAGGAAGGAAAACGAAAGGCCGAAGGCAGGTCAGTAGAGGAGATTGTTGCGCTCAGCAAGTTGAAGTATACGCTTTTGGAGGAATCACATGCTTAGGAGAAAGAGTTTTTTCGCCTCAAGGTCGAGAAGATGaaattaggggtgtcaaatcgtgttaatgggtcgtgttcatatcgtgtcaagacatgtatattatactatataggtcaaccctaacccgacctGTTAAGCTTATcgtatcaaaatctcaaaccctaacacgacccaataacataatgggtcgtgtcgtgtcaacccgttttgacctatttatgtaaatagattgaaacaaatccaaaattaacctctttaatctagttaagtttaacataaatttatataaatgttaaaatcacaatatttataaaaaatataaaactaactacaagtctaaaattacaatctaaacaataaaaatatcgaaattaaaatctcaacaattttattttttaggtataagggtataattgtaattttaactttcttaacgggtcataacgggttgacccgttatcaacccgttaagctatcgtgtcttaacgggtcaacccgttttgacccgaacccgttaagggtaAACCCTAATccacttttatcgtgtcgtgttcgtgttgggttaatgggtcgtgttacatattgacacccctagaTGAAATATGATcgaaaaaaataggaaaatgaaaTCTGTCAAGAGGACGAGAGATTGAGGTTGGAGGCGGAGAAACTAGAGTTCGCCAATAAGGAAGCGGATGAGCGCATTATGATGATCGACGTGAGTACCTTGCCTGGACTATAGCGGGTATATTTACAGCAACGACAGAGGGAAATCGTGGCAAGACACAATGCTGTAGAAGAtttgttgtgatttgattttttaaaaagtttatttctttattttctgtttcatAGAATTTTGTATGGATGAGTGTACTATTTACAATTTCTATTGGGGTTGATGTTATTGACCCTGAgacaatttaagtttttttggATGCAGTTAAACATTTATGCTATAAGGTTAAAGATGAAGCCACTGGATTGTGTGCAAGGatattttgaaaacaagaaattgGCCATTACAATTACAGAAACTATTATAGATTACCCCCTGATATTACATCTCATAATTTCCATCTTCTGTTGATGACACATCTCTAGGGAATggaaatttaataaattgaaatatagtcactactaaaatgaagaaaatacaaatattatactGCTAGTTAGAGTTAATGATGTGCCGAGCTGTCTCTAATTTGATGATGACACTAGATGAAGTTTATAAGCTCAGTTGTACGATTGTGCGACAGTTCCGAGACTTCATCATTTAGTTGATCATACTCAATGTTCAGAACCAGATTATCATCATGTTTGTCTTCAATGATCATGTTATGTAGAATATCACAtactttcattatatttgtaaGATCTTTGATCTTGAACATTCTTAAAGGTCCACGAATGATAGCAAATCGGAGGGGTGGATCACCCCGTCCGGCCCCGCTGCCTCGCCCCGCCCCTGTGTGGTGGGGCGGATCACCTCGTCTGGCCGATGTTGGGGCCGGGGCCACCCGCCCGCATCTGGGCCTCTCTCCGGGGGTGGGGGCGGGATGGGGGTGACCCCCGCTccgtatatatttatataaaaaaaaaaccaggcatgaaacgacgggTTTATATCAAAACCCAGGGGCCGGCCCCCTCCCTCTCGATTCCCTCCCTCACTCACTTCTCCCTCGCTCAGACTCTCACTtgctctcagtctctctctctctctgagttccCGGTGTCGCACCCGGAGAGTCTCTGCATCGCTGTCGCACGACTCGCATCCGGtccctctctcttcatctccgtcaccgaagatccgaaggtaagaaaccctgaattcaaatttttttttttttggttttttgtgatttatatttttaatggagattgggaGGAATGATGaggtttatcggagatggaggatgagattttgtgaattgtgtgctgtggagcttagattgtacatgtggtttgaactttgaatgagtcccgtgcatgtgatttttttttgttttctgtaattattattttttgtttgatttatacTTTAAAGAGTGCCATATTATTTGTGtctaattaattcggattggaaccctaaattaatttagagtttcgaaataccctaaattaatttaggggtttcaaagattgaaaattctaaattaatttaggggtttaatctttaaaattgCTATGCACTAGGggtttaaaacattaatttaggggtttaaaaatagaatttcatgttccctaccaaattgaacaaaaaaagaaaaagaaaaagaatgcacTAGGGTATTTCACtacaatcatctcattttaactaaaCTTGAAAGGGATAGACCATCTTAGACTTTAGTTGATAAGTGTATATTTCAACAAACTTGATAAGGCATTGGCCATGTACAGAAGGGATGCCAATTAATATTGACATAAAGAATCAAGATGTTAGGTAAGACAtggatcaattttttttaatcattcttgctctttctatttttattctccagctttattttagtattttctttgtCAACATGCATATATGTAACATAATTCTTTATCTAAAAatggcaacaaaaaaaaaaaagagataaaaaaggCATACTATGTTAATCCGGACTGACCAAATATTGTTTTGGCTTTGAGTATGTAATATGAATGGTTATTATATAGTCATATAGTCTTGGACTGTAtacaaattatattctaaatttattacAATGTGTTCTATAATGTGATTATATAAGAGATTTTGAATATCCcgttaattaaattatttattaatacatAGATTTTATCCTTTATGATCTTTAACAAACTAGAAGGATATTAATGCGTGGTGCCTTATAATTGTAGAGTATATGAATGTgaagtgatacttttttttactctacttttttttatgttcattatatagttgttacGTTTATAGTCTTTCAAGTCTAAGAAACTATAATctatattgttaatatatagtTGGCATGTTGCtatgttttctataatttcagatttcttgtttgcttgagttcatGGATATGCCAGCAGATTCTAGTGCCAGCTCTCATTTTCAGGCTGAGGGCACCCCTtcccctacacctacacctacccctcctactcatacccctacctCTAGTCCTACGGCACCTTACCCCGCCCCCAAGTCTAGTAAGAAACatgcttcaatagtttggagtcatttcaccaaactatAGGGTTGTGATCcaagtaacccccaagccaagtgtaaccattgtgaaaaaatttatggatgtcactataggaaacatgacacctcacaattaaaggtgcacttcgAAGAGCAATgtaaaaaaagtccaatattaagatcattacaagagaaaagtCAATCTAggttagaaattaaaaaaatggcggatgggactagtgggggtgcaactttgagagggtatactaagtatgatcccgatgagtgtaaAAGACacctagctcgtatggtcatcatggacgagctaccttttcaactTGTTGATGAgaaagggttccaagcgtattctcgctacttggaaccaaggtttaatattctttctcgccacacggtggcaaaggatgtaaaaaaatattttcacattgaaaaggagaagttgaggggtcaattggcggatcaatttgtttgtctcaccactgacacttggacattgatccaaaattttaattatatgtctttgactgtacattttattgattgtcattggacattgcaaaaaaaaattataaaattttataaaatcaccgatcataagggtgagacaattgggaaggccttggaggccgcaataaaggagtgggggttgacTCAAGTCGTTATAGTTACAGTCaataatgcctcgtctaacgatgtcGCATTGGGACATCTGAAAatctatcttagagaggcaaataagacactcatgggtggtgagtgtctgcttGTGAGATGTGtagcacatattctgaatctgattatcactgatggtttgagagatcttcatgactcgattgctcgagttaggattgctgtgagatgggtgagatcttctccttcgaggttggagaaattcatgGTTGCTGTGAGATCTGTGGAACATCTAAGAAAGGCCTTtatactgatatgcctacatgattaaactcaacatttctgatgttaGAGGCAGCTCAAGAATATAAGTTGGCATTTGTATTATTGGGCGacgaagacatccaatatgttaaatattttgatgattacaggggattggggaaacccgtaTATGATGATTGGGAAATTGTAGCTATTTTGGTAGAGTTTTTGAGGGTTTTTTACGATGTCACCACAAggctatctggaactttgtaccctacattcAATGTTGTATAttagcaaatatgtagggtaaaagaagaattagatgacatggtcgcgggtagtcacattaggctgcgggagatgacattgattatgaggacaaagtacgacaagtattgggaagatttaactagggctaatattttgttatatgtagctgtcgtctttgacccgaggtataagttggatggcatgatatttggattgtgTCTTGCGTATGGGCAAGTATGGGCTGAgtttattgcagcaagggttcaGGAAACCCTtaatagattatttgatgagttttccaccctgcggagtggtaatattgcggcacctacacctacccctcaGCCTCAGGCTCACAATTTCTTGAAGTCAAGGTTTGGAAAAGAcgtagattggagtggggtgagaggtatgagcagaccCCATTTCTCTGGagttctgtagaggctcagtcagagatagacagatacttagcagcagagattctaccattttcacgagatttcgatatattaagttggtggaaggtgaatgccgtgaagtatcccatccttggagagatagcctgcacacttttggccatccTTGTTAGTAccgtagcctcagagtcggcctttagcaccggagggtgtgtattagattcatttcgaagttcattagctcctgctACTGTGGAGactttgatttgcacgcagaattggatcaaaggaactccaattcatgttccggatgttcttgagtatgaggaggccgacgtcgaggaggagggtgatgatcagccTGAATcttgcatttattttaatttcattttataatatcttattttaatttatttattttaatttaattggtattcattaatttgatttcaaatttaatacttatggTGATACATGAGACGATGTCTACAGttacctccgatgcagtatgactttgtattggacccttaattgccatggtttgcacaatttctcccttaattattttttgcatttaaaattttgtctcatctttataactttttaattctaatttgatttatttttaccttattaatatttcaggttttataacttattaacttttataatcttgattttcagtctcacagcaatcgACATAACTCACTATTCAGTAAACTCACTGCTACGGCTCcaccccaaaatcaaattgatcaaattgaaaaaaatatgattttgttaatttacaattaattgtaatgttgctacaatagttaattgtacaatttgtaatatttatttttttagaggagtttgtaatagtgtaatagtgtaatagtttattagttctcttaatttgtataattataaactaCTTATTTTAGCTTAGTGCCTcagtgatgattattacttaattagttaatagttgaaacttaatatctacttaatagttcaatctatgattctatatatatatatatattatttttttttcagtttttaaatctatatatttcttaagttaaattatgggctcaaagtggcccaaaaacgaattatgggcccaaagtggcccaaaaaccgattctgggccatttagaGTCCAAAAAATTGTACTGGGCCGAATGCCCATTAAGAGGATGTGGGGTGTGGACGGATGGGGGTCCCCCCCCGGGACCCTGGCAGGGGTGGCATTTCCCCACCCTTGCATATGCGGGGGAGAGGTGGCCCTGCctcgtagggggcgggtatcagCCCTAACAAATCGTTGTTGAAGGATCCTAAATGCACGCTCTACATCCTTTCATGTTGATTATTGTGCTGTTGTAAAATGTTTCTTCTTATTCCTTTGTGGAGATGGAATTGTCTTCACAAAAGTTGACCACTTTGGATAAATGCCATCGGCAAGGTAGTACCCTATTGTGTACTCATTGCCATTGATTGAGTAATTTACTGGAAGAGCGCGACCTTGTGCCATTTTcgtgaaaataaaagatttctCTAGCACATTGATATTGTTATGCGAACCaggcaaacaaaaaaatacatgtcATATCCAAAGATTATACGAAACAACCACTTCTAAATAATTGTTGGTTCACGACAGTGGCAAGAGTACATACATTTTCATGTAGTGAGacaatttttccacttccaataCATGCAATCAACAATGCTTCCAACCATCCTAGGGAATCCATGTTGTTCACCAACCACGAGCAATTGAGCAATATCATTAGCATTTGTTGATCGCAAATATTCATTAGTAAAAACAACAATGATTGTCTTCATGAATCTTTTTAGGCTCTCATTTGCGGTGCTTTCTCCAATTCGTATATATTTATCCATAAAATCACAATTACTCCATATGCAAGCATTCTAATGACAACaattatcttttgcatagaagataaaccaAATCTTCTGGCATTATCTATTTTTTGGATGAAGTAGGGCTCGTAAGTTTCAACCTCATTAAGAATACAAAGAAATAGCGGGCGACTCATACGGAATATCCTTCGAAAGAGATTCGAGGGATATGCTGATGGTTCTGCAAAATAATCGTGAAATAGTTGttcatgcccttgaatatgatcacgccAAATATACTTACGACGCTGGGGAATTGCAACCACGCCGGGATGTTGATCTATCATCATCATTAAGAACAATCTCCAACTTATCTTCAGAGGATAAGTTAAGTAACAACTTGCGGAAGAACGAACGAGCCATTTGATGAAGTGAGTAGGAGataaagttagaaattaaaaatttgtaagaTGAAATAGGGGTTAGGTTCAAGAGAATGTGAGAATGTGAGAATGTGATTATAACCAAAATgcctatttataaaataaaaaagttactTTTACAGTAgaacaaaaaatgttaccgttagaaaaaagacaaaaatgttaccgttataGAGAAGACCAAAAAAGTTACCATTAGAGATAAGACAAACAATGTCACCGCTGGTGAAATGATCATCAAAATGTTACCGTTG belongs to Juglans regia cultivar Chandler chromosome 8, Walnut 2.0, whole genome shotgun sequence and includes:
- the LOC109010694 gene encoding zinc finger CCCH domain-containing protein 44-like, with product MEGTHISQQQASGHYRPCLQDGRVEQGGFDDSVPTVDLMSVDQREAMRDMDDSQLVGAPEAGVAAKEDVPMAEVEMLMMMKKKLEANPVQTMVAKRKRGRPPRGLAKPIKTTPPVRKKKDEEDVCFICFDGGSLVLCDRRGCPKAYHPACIKRDESFFKSRAKWNCGWHICSNCQKAAHYMCYTCTYSLCKGCIKDADYLSVRGNNGFCRMCMRTVMLIENFQGNTEVPQVDFDDKSSWEYLFKMYWIFLKGKLSLTLDELTRAKNPWKEAYAIAQKGGSSGELYDGIDEKASSFNNSCAALQTNNSRKRKAKELPIFNKDSATKEKSGSDKDPHLLEGTIWASKELLEFVAHMKNGDTSVLSQFDVQALLLEYIRKNNLRDSRRKCQIVCDMRLINLFGKTRIGHLEMLKLLESHFLITKSSSADYILRAGVVNDTAGQVEADGNYDNQLLMGSDERHKTCRKTDDGGSRANSDVFAAIDVHNINLIYLRRNLMESLLDDADKFHDKVVGSIVRIRIPDIGQKQEKCRLVQVAGTNKVAKPYKLGERNTDLMLEILNLDKKEVISIDEVSNQEFSEDECKHLRQSMKCGLIKRLTVGEIQAKAMTLQPVRVNDGLEAEIIRLNHLRDLASEKGHEKEFRECVERIQLLSSPEERQRRLLEIIEVHIDPKMDPSYESEDNVGELDEKKQDDHARTEVSGYGRKESDPISAQRGDYVLNDTGSRAQKNLAKSCKQSREAGMTSSSNKGGATWLHEMMNESSWKERKASGINNWNTPENPINTSGSLAIGCNSQAVLKSEISGVASEISALALSTGADKFADSFETDKVWHYGDPNGIIQGPFFMSQLRKWNTNGHFPPDLRIWRINEMQDNSVLLTEALSGKFHEAKMVLNNCNLLSEDVGLATDYRDNNGDGGLSESMNASQIDNKEEEGSLKPMQDDSSGNDEFLRSNGWVSSQSSWTTPADLANSNERKNGAFKPGWDSSKGNSSCPDQPQACSSSLVPPTFSGKSFESVSYPVREVYGGECTSVQENGNCNSHSPADDQIKNEQGCENRSDSEGHSGQSSGQSWRPPPVNVSSNGWVSSSDFISLVKSLETTEQTQEIDFQEMPSPTIKQSNEDLEAQAAKNKQAASSGFPVQDAGPSRSTASSLVGGGAQMSEVADGMGPYSPTTAKPSIGEWGSSLVSASSLIPTEIDHAATPSSISDQLTHSSPSHPTSNASSWQAIVTEPTEFCSLADESVSDLLAEVEAMEAMVSIEDSKHDCMSPLDEFSPGLDPGKSDALSSTGDLQAPSQSTVTDEPDGTRHADILDPQKRSSRHSSTIVEVEGDAKPTDISVKESRSEIHPPSPSTESWDISTRDATWRVGSERTANSWGLAQGSPNLGWGGSNQSNTNVGLGPVQMAAQNSIGMNFGASAGNPGFYRPRIGGDRFSGPRDRGFQSRDLGYGRGRGMWNRQPLYIGGNESPFRPPKSHRVCKFYESGYCKKGASCSYLHP